A single Aspergillus chevalieri M1 DNA, chromosome 3, nearly complete sequence DNA region contains:
- a CDS encoding uncharacterized protein (COG:G;~EggNog:ENOG410PHUS;~InterPro:IPR036259;~PFAM:PF13347;~TransMembrane:12 (i42-61o73-94i115-133o153-172i198-216o228-251i290-312o342-365i398-416o422-444i487-507o519-540i)), which yields MAVDETSSFVPEIEPNDEASPLIDDGSETADRHVPDQAPKSSWELFILTLTMGGLQVVWSIQHSSGSPYLLSLGMSKALLAFVWVAGPLTGTLVQPYIGIRSDNCRSRWGKRRPFMVLGGTVTVICLLALAWIREIVGTLLGIFGVDAQSDKVQSAAIVAAMILMYCLDFAINTIQAATRALIVDNAPWYQQKTANAWASRVSGAGNILGCIFGFMDLPKILPILGNTQFQVLCVLTSLSLSVTLLITCIYTQEQVYHEELQAGNALTPMSLVRLIHKSVNRLSSQTRRVFAIQFASWFGWFLFLFYATTYIGQLYVNPIFDEHHDLPDDEIDKKWVDATRIGTFALFINATVSFAASIILPLLIPSGKEDEANDPGPSWRIHFFKVRVGTGLTLRRLWLLSQILFAACMLSTFFISTTGAASVMTGVIGIPWAITSWAPWAFIAEEIGQEDTEQSPQSSSHDEESTEGGDTGIAGQAGIVLGLHNVFISLPQIVSSLFSSAVFKLLQKPRGEPWDESVAWVMRFGGCVALVAGYLTIALREQQAKV from the exons ATGGCAGTCGATGAGACATCGAGTTTCGTACCGGAAATCGAACCAAACGACGAGGCATCGCCCCTGATCGATGATGGGTCGGAGACCGCCGACCGACATGTGCCTGATCAGGCACCGAAAAGCAGTTGGGAGCTGTTTATATTGACTCTCACTATGGGAGG ACTTCAAGTAGTCTGGTCCATCCAGCATTCCAGTGGATCT CCTTATCTTTTATCTCTAGGAATGAGCAAGGCATTGCTTGCGTTTGTCTGGGTTGCTGGACCTCTTACCGGGACCCTTGTACAGCCCTACATTGGTATCCGCAGTGATAACTGCCGCAGCCGCTGGGGTAAACGAAGACCTTTTATGGTCCTAGGCGGGACGGTAACTGTGATATGCCTCTTAGCGCTGGCGTGGATACGAGAGATAGTCGGGACTTTGCTCGGAATATTTGGCGTCGACGCTCAGTCTGACAAGGTGCAATCAGCTGCGATTGTCGCTGCGATGATCTTGATGTATTGTCTTGACTTTGCTATTAACACGA TCCAAGCGGCAACCCGTGCTTTAATCGTCGACAATGCCCCTTGGTACCAGCAAAAGACGGCAAACGCCTGGGCAAGTCGCGTTAGTGGAGCCGGAAATATCTTGGGTTGTATCTTTGGTTTCATGGACTTGCCAAAGATACTCCCCATTTTGGGGAACACACAGTTTCAAGTGCTCTGCGTACTTACGAGTCTATCACTATCAGTTACACTCCTGATAACTTGCATCTACACCCAGGAGCAAGTCTACCATGAGGAACTACAAGCAGGAAATGCTCTAACCCCCATGTCGCTCGTCCGGCTAATCCACAAGTCTGTCAATCGGCTTTCATCGCAAACACGGAGAGTTTTTGCAATCCAGTTTGCGTCCTGGTTCGGGTGGTTCTTGTTCCTATTTTACGCGACGACTTATATAGGCCAGTTGTACGTTAATCCGATCTTCGATGAGCATCACGATCTGCCTGATGATGAGATTGACAAAAAGTGGGTGGATGCCACACGGATTGGTACTTTTGCCCTCTTTATAAATGCGACTGTGTCGTTTGCAGCGAGTATCATCCTACCACTTCTGATTCCTTCTGGCAAAGAGGATGAGGCAAATGATCCCGGGCCCTCATGGCGGATACATTTTTTTAAAGTACGTGTTGGGACAGGTCTAACTCTCCGACGCCTCTGGCTGCTATCACAAATCCTCTTCGCGGCCTGCATGCTCAGCACATTCTTCATATCCACCACCGGGGCGGCATCAGTAATGACAGGAGTCATCGGCATCCCATGGGCTATCACCTCATGGGCACCGTGGGCATTCATAGCAGAAGAAATTGGGCAAGAAGACACCGAACAAAGCCCCCAATCGTCCAGCCACGACGAAGAGTCAACTGAAGGTGGCGATACCGGGATTGCAGGACAAGCTGGTATTGTCCTCGGTCTACATAACGTTTTTATTTCGCTTCCGCAGATTGTGTCTAGTCTTTTTAGCAGTGCtgtgttcaaattgttgcaAAAACCGAGGGGAGAACCTTGGGATGAGAGCGTGGCGTGGGTTATGAGGTTTGGGGGTTGCGTGGCGCTGGTAGCGGGGTATTTGACCATCGCGTTGAGGGAGCAGCAGGCGAAGGTGTAG
- a CDS encoding M20 family metallo-hydrolase (COG:E;~EggNog:ENOG410PHDU;~InterPro:IPR002933,IPR010158,IPR011650,IPR036264;~MEROPS:MER0026469;~PFAM:PF01546,PF07687;~go_function: GO:0016787 - hydrolase activity [Evidence IEA];~go_function: GO:0016813 - hydrolase activity, acting on carbon-nitrogen (but not peptide) bonds, in linear amidines [Evidence IEA]) yields MRFRTNATRSIRQLSTSSRPPTSGLRINPDRLWETIHETCKWGSAHPYGKSPRETGMARLCLTDDDARVRQWFATEVEKLGCSLSTDQMGNMFARQSGSLKSSAPMIAMGSHLDTQPRGGRYDGILGVVAAVEVLRTMKESGFRTHYDVGIVNWTNEEGARFPKSMCSSGVWAGSIPIQKAWDLRDIHNSSVTLKSELERHGLLGSIPCDAKSGFQLGAHFELHIEQGPILQNTGRSIGIVQGAQGYRWLTFTVHGRDAHTGTTPLNARKDPLLAASRMIAVSNDIAKQHNALASTGILKVPSNASTNTVASEVTFTLDIRHPQDEVVHAVQDECLKLFANIASQDGQGVSFDWTLDTDSPAVQFDKGCVQSIQAAAENLVGLGKWMNMTSGAGHDSVYTSKHCPTAMIFVPCRDGISHHPEEYCSPEDCALGAQALLESVVHYDQTKKDAEGA; encoded by the exons ATGCGATTCCGCACAAACGCAACGCGTTCTATTCGACAACTATCCACCTCCTCCCGACCCCCGACATCCGGCCTCAGAATCAATCCTGACCGACtatgggagacaatacacgaAACATGTAAATGGGGCTCTGCCCACCCATACGGAAA AAGCCCCCGCGAAACAGGGATGGCCCGTCTCTGCCTAACAGATGACGACGCGCGCGTCCGACAATGGTTCGCGACAGAAGTAGAAAAGCTCGGCTGCTCACTGTCCACGGACCAGATGGGGAACATGTTTGCGCGGCAGTCTGGAAGTCTGAAATCATCGGCTCCGATGATTGCGATGGGTAGTCATCTGGATACGCAGCCGAGAGGTGGTCGCTATGATGGGATTTTGGGCGTTGTTGCTGCGGTTGAGGTGTTAAGGACGATGAAGGAGAGTGGGTTTAGGACGCACTATGATGTTGGGATTGTTAATTGGACGAA TGAGGAGGGTGCCCGGTTTCCAAAGTCCATGTGCTCGTCTGGTGTCTGGGCCGGTAGTATCCCGATTCAGAAAGCCTGGGACTTGCGCGACATCCATAATTCGAGCGTGACTCTCAAGTCAGAGTTGGAAAGACACGGTCTCCTAGGATCTATCCCCTGCGACGCGAAGTCTGGATTCCAGCTCGGAGCACATTTTGAACTGCACATCGAACAAGGTCCCATTCTTCAGAACACAGGACGGTCCATTGGTATCGTCCAGGGAGCCCAGGGGTACAGGTGGCTCACTTTCACCGTCCACGGACGAGACGCTCACACGGGGACGACGCCATTGAACGCCCGGAAGGATCCATTGCTCGCAGCGTCCAGGATGATTGCTGTGTCTAATGACATCGCCAAACAACATAATGCACTGGCATCGactggtatactcaaggttCCATCCAACGCATCCACGAATACCGTCGCTTCGGAGGTGACTTTCACGCTTGATATCCGGCATCCGCAGGACGAGGTGGTACACGCAGTCCAAGACGAGTGTCTCAAGTTGTTTGCGAACATTGCCTCGCAGGACGGCCAGGGAGTAAGCTTCGACTGGACACTGGACACGGACTCGCCCGCTGTCCAGTTTGACAAGGGCTGCGTGCAGTCTATCCAGGCCGCTGCTGAGAATCTTGTTGGTCTGGGCAAGTGGATGAATATGACGAGTGGCGCGGGCCATGATAGTGTTTATACGAGTAAGCACTGTCCTACGGCTATGATTTTCGTGCCGTGTCGGGATGGGATTAGCCATCATCCAGAGGAGTACTGTAGTCCGGAGGATTG TGCTCTGGGTGCGCAAGCTCTACTAGAATCGGTGGTTCATTATGATCAGACGAAGAAGGATGCTGAGGGTGCATAG
- a CDS encoding uncharacterized protein (COG:S;~EggNog:ENOG410PZ1D): METVDGCLDYAFASRDPFNIPELARLLSDLEEYHQKKLQKETQKKLEKQAAATQEPAPAPASTEAPKPKKIKAWKPRTPRCHQIALRPSTFDVRRIKGPTEIIIMIMDHLPHFRDIKTLMWVFPQWRHMVPQACWRDRFIKELALHEPSQNANALDWLYLYFYADQLLAKSHGWLFWKHVLDSLEKTKVAFLIFDEH, encoded by the coding sequence ATGGAAACGGTTGATGGTTGTTTAGACTATGCCTTTGCGTCGAGGGATCCGTTCAACATCCCTGAACTAGCAAGACTGCTGAGCGACTTAGAAGAGTATCACCAAAAGAAGCTCCAAAAGGAAACACAAAAGAAGTTGGAGAAACAAGCTGCAGCAACACaagagccagcaccagcaccagcatcaacagAAGCACCAAAACCCAAGAAAATAAAAGCTTGGAAACCACGAACACCACGCTGCCATCAAATTGCTCTCCGCCCATCCACTTTCGACGTACGCCGCATCAAAGGCCCCACAGAGATCATCATCATGATCATGGATCACCTTCCTCACTTCCGCGATATTAAGACCCTGATGTGGGTGTTTCCGCAGTGGAGACACATGGTTCCGCAGGCATGTTGGCGAGATCGGTTTATCAAAGAGCTTGCACTGCATGAGCCATCTCAGAATGCTAATGCGCTGGACTGGCTGTATCTTTATTTCTATGCAGATCAGTTGCTGGCTAAGTCTCATGGGTGGTTGTTTTGGAAGCACGTATTGGATTCTCTGGAGAAGACGAAAGTTGCTTTTTTGATTTTCGATGAACACTAG
- a CDS encoding uncharacterized protein (COG:S;~EggNog:ENOG410PUCX) — translation MSWLKLHPLSSLDTASQAGLDSDDKTNESRDCSDTESTYSNECASNRGHGTDDTLAVTRVLEQHGIPCCLVGIAALVFYGAGRLRDDWEICIPTELVGQAAELLQSEPYATQYRLVKPWPYYSPCSLIHTYHRFKSRGINHYFFLVPSIDMHIDCDPSNFTRSPRGLPYPKLDVFIQSCLDTYDMLQLCDVIDGTNVSEEWGENNLDLEGTNDVEWAKEKNKRGKEFGGKWAHCLFAWRGRRNKREMWQSLVRTKEDRFDWTKPKDVFITQYCVIGAPDPWTELSDMS, via the exons ATGAGTTGGCTAAAACTTCATCCCCTGTCTTCTCTGGATACTGCTTCGCAGGCCGGGTTGGATAGTGACGACAAAACCAATGAATCCAGAGACTGCTCAGACACCGAGTCCACATACAGCAATGAATGCGCGTCCAATCGTGGACATGGCACGGATGATACTCTTGCCGTTACTCGGGTGTTGGAGCAGCATGGTATCCCTTGCTGTCTGGTTGGTATAGCTGCCCTCGTTTTCTACGGCGCTGGCAGACTTCGTGAT GACTGGGAAATTTGCATCCCAACAGAGCTCGTGGGCCAGGCAGCAGAGCTACTACAATCAGAACCATATGCAACACAGTATCGCCTAGTCAAACCGTGGCCCTATTACAGTCCCTGCTCTCTAATCCACACATACCACCGGTTCAAAAGCAGAGGGATTAATCATTACTTCTTCCTTGTTCCTTCAATCGACATGCATATTGACTGTGACCCTTCCAACTTCACACGCAGTCCCAGAGGGTTGCCGTATCCCAAGCTGGATGTCTTTATTCAAAGCTGTTTAGACACCTATGACATGCTTCAGCTTTGCGATGTTATAGACGGTACCAACGTTTCGGAGGAATGGGGCGAGAATAACCTTGACCTTGAGGGTACTAACGATGTAGAATGggccaaagaaaagaataagaGGGGAAAGGAGTTTGGCGGAAAGTGGGCCCATTGTCTGTTTGCCTGGCGAGGACGGAGAAACAAACGGGAGATGTGGCAGTCGTTGGTGCGCACCAAGGAGGACAGGTTCGACTGGACAAAACCCAAGGATGTCTTTATAACTCAATATTGTGTTATAGGCGCGCCTGATCCCTGGACAGAGCTATCTGACATGTCTTAA
- a CDS encoding uncharacterized protein (COG:G;~EggNog:ENOG410PKV4;~InterPro:IPR020846,IPR005828,IPR036259;~PFAM:PF00083;~TransMembrane:6 (i47-69o89-110i117-140o152-173i185-203o215-236i);~go_component: GO:0016021 - integral component of membrane [Evidence IEA];~go_function: GO:0022857 - transmembrane transporter activity [Evidence IEA];~go_process: GO:0055085 - transmembrane transport [Evidence IEA]) — translation MYALTDKDSVSHEAISSEIENIYTALRETSNSERGFCDFFKHEPRRLFYRLCLAIGINFCAQMTGANVISYYGKTIFQESLGLGTKKAAVLNAGVLTWKIFAATSAYLSVDRFGRKPLFMIACLGMAVSMAGLAGTVWAIENQYTFGSSVAATFFLFFYMSFFPLGFLGANFLYSAEIAPQDLRIHLAAIGTATHWLFNFVIAEITPVAFVTIKWRYYIVYAVIGFSVTFVVYFLVPETKGFSLEQMDNLFSDPEHWWQVTAYGRTPKRDQLVNLDGDKIVANDAKMQPANHIERV, via the coding sequence ATGTACGCACTTACCGACAAAGATTCCGTCAGCCATGAAGCTATCAGCTCCGAAATCGAGAACATATACACTGCTCTCCGAGAGACTTCCAACTCAGAACGTGGATTTTGCGATTTCTTTAAGCATGAGCCTCGGCGACTGTTTTATCGCTTGTGTCTTGCCATCGGTATCAATTTCTGCGCCCAGATGACTGGGGCCAACGTGATCTCTTATTATGGTAAAACAATATTCCAAGAGTCACTCGGTCTTGGGACCAAGAAGGCAGCTGTGCTTAATGCGGGGGTTCTCACTTGGAAGATCTTCGCGGCCACTTCGGCCTACTTGTCAGTGGATCGCTTTGGCCGTAAGCCACTCTTTATGATCGCCTGTCTGGGAATGGCCGTGTCTATGGCAGGCCTGGCTGGAACTGTCTGGGCCATTGAAAATCAGTACACTTTCGGTTCCTCTGTAGCGGCGaccttctttctctttttctatATGTCCTTCTTTCCACTTGGCTTTCTGGGAGCCAACTTCCTATACAGCGCAGAGATAGCTCCGCAGGATCTGCGTATCCATTTGGCGGCAATTGGTACGGCGACGCATTGGCTTTTCAACTTTGTTATCGCAGAGATCACACCAGTCGCATTCGTCACCATCAAATGGCGATATTACATCGTCTATGCCGTGATCGGCTTCTCAGTCACATTCGTGGTATACTTCCTAGTGCCCGaaaccaaaggcttctcgcTTGAACAGATGGATAATCTGTTCTCGGATCCTGAACACTGGTGGCAAGTGACTGCTTATGGTCGTACTCCGAAGAGAGACCAGTTGGTGAATCTGGACGGGGACAAGATTGTTGCGAACGACGCCAAAATGCAACCTGCGAATCATATTGAGAGGGTTTAG
- a CDS encoding uncharacterized protein (COG:G;~EggNog:ENOG410PKV4;~InterPro:IPR020846,IPR005828,IPR036259,IPR003663;~TransMembrane:6 (i12-29o61-82i94-113o119-140i152-172o184-205i);~go_component: GO:0016020 - membrane [Evidence IEA];~go_component: GO:0016021 - integral component of membrane [Evidence IEA];~go_function: GO:0022857 - transmembrane transporter activity [Evidence IEA];~go_process: GO:0055085 - transmembrane transport [Evidence IEA]), whose product MNLTGSSLARARVYLIIVPAFLLFGYNQSNIGGVLDYPSFVKHFPPIDTTSTSDSVETRNATVQGTVVAIYTIGCLIGALGVTQLGNRIGRRKSLLVVAAVAAIGLTIQATSYSIGQLVVGRIISGIGTGGVNAVVPVWQSECTKPKSRGKNVVIIGIFISSGIAIAGWVNFGLSFMQENEMSWRLPLALPTIFTLMLMAFTMSFPESPRWLVSKGLREEAHTARG is encoded by the exons ATGAATCTGACTGGATCATCGTTGGCCAGAGCCCGTGTTTATCTGATAATCGTCCCTGCATTTCTGTTGTTCGGCTACAATCAGTCGAACATAGGTGGCGTTCTCGATTACCCGTCCTTCGTCAAGCATTTCCCGCCGATAGATACGACCAGCACGTCTGACTCTGTCGAAACCCGCAATGCAACTGTTCAGG GGACGGTCGTCGCCATCTATACCATCGGATGTTTAATCGGCGCCCTTGGAGTTACCCAGCTTGGGAACCGCATTGGACGCCGCAAGTCCTTACTCGTCGTCGCTGCCGTTGCTGCTATCGGCCTTACCATTCAGGCCACTTCCTACAGTATCGGGCAACTTGTTGTAGGTCGTATCATCTCTGGGATTGGGACCGGTGGCGTCAATGCGGTTGTTCCTGTCTGGCAGAGCGAGTGCACCAAACCCAAGAGTCGAGGCAAAAACGTGGTCATTATCGGTATTTTTATTTCCTCCGGCATCGCCATAGCCGGCTGGGTAAACTTTGGTCTTTCCTTCATGCAAGAGAACGAGATGTCTTGGCGCCTCCCTCTGGCTTTACCAACTATCTTCACCCTCATGCTTATGGCGTTTACCATGTCTTTCCCAGAGTCTCCCCGCTGGTTAGTCAGCAAGGGCCTCCGAGAGGAAGCCCACACAGCGAGAGGGTAG
- a CDS encoding D-mandelate dehydrogenase-like dehydrogenase (COG:C;~EggNog:ENOG410PFMM;~InterPro:IPR006140,IPR036291,IPR006139,IPR029753, IPR029752;~PFAM:PF03446,PF00389,PF02826;~go_function: GO:0016616 - oxidoreductase activity, acting on the CH-OH group of donors, NAD or NADP as acceptor [Evidence IEA];~go_function: GO:0051287 - NAD binding [Evidence IEA];~go_process: GO:0055114 - oxidation-reduction process [Evidence IEA]) has product MSSSKPFVLFFNPVSHAVSFYQQLQQVAHTEVVTSKSREEFFKDVADKYKNIFAIYRTSASGAVAGKFNAELIKHLPPSCKYIFHNGAGYDPIDIKACAEKGIIVTNAPDPVTDATADLAVFLLLGALRQLNPAISSLRAKTFKTGVDFGHDPQGKTLGILGMGRIGRAIKQRCDPLGLETVYHNRNPLPVEQAAGAEYVSFEKLLTESDIISINIPLSASTKHLIGAAEIAKMKPGVVIVNTARGAIIDEAAMADALENNHIAAVGLDVYEREPEINEKLMKQRRALMVPHVGTHTTETLAKMESWAMENARRAIVGEALLSPVPEHQGLAAKMN; this is encoded by the exons ATGTCTTCATCTAAGCCTTTCGTCCTCTTTTTCAATCCCGTGAGTCACGCGGTGTCCTTCTATCAGCAACTGCAGCAGGTTGCTCACACGGAGGTGGTCACGAGCAAAAGTCGGGAGGAGTTCTTCAAGGATGTTGCAGACAAGTACAAAAACATTTTTGCCATTTACCGAACATCTGCTAGTGGTGCA GTGGCCGGCAAATTTAACGCGGAGCTAATCAAACATCTCCCGCCAAGCTGTAAATACATTTTCCATAACGGAGCTG GATACGATCCGATTGACATCAAGGCGTGTGCTGAGAAGGGCATCATCGTCACTAATGCGCCTGACCCAGTTACGGATGCCACTGCTGACTTGGCCGTCTTCCTCCTACTGGGTGCATTGCGGCAACTGAACCCTGCAATCAGCTCTCTGCGCGCTAAGACTTTCAAGACGGGTGTTGATTTTGGCCACGACCCTCAGGGGAAAACACTGGGGATCCTCGGGATGGGCCGGATTGGACGCGCAATCAAGCAGCGTTGCGATCCCCTTGGCCTGGAGACAGTCTATCACAATCGCAACCCTCTACCAGTGGAGCAGGCGGCAGGTGCTGAGTATGTTTCGTTTGAGAAGCTTCTCACCGAGAGCGATATCATCAGCATTAACATTCCTCTCAGCGCAAGCACAAAGCACCTGATTGGTGCAGCGGAGATAGCCAAGATGAAGCCTGGTGTTGTCATCGTCAACACAGCAAGGGGTGCCATCATCGATGAAGCTGCTATGGCTGATGCCCTGGAGAACAACCATATTGCCGCTGTGGGTCTAGACGTATACGAGAGGGAGCCTGAGATTAATGAGAAGCTCATGAAGCAAAGGCGTGCTCTCATGGTTCCACACGTTGGAACACATACCACCGAGACGCTGGCGAAGATGGAGTCATGGGCCATGGAAAACGCGCGGCGGGCCATTGTTGGCGAGGCCCTGCTGTCGCCTGTTCCGGAGCACCAAGGGCTTGCTGCAAAGATGAACTGA
- a CDS encoding malate dehydrogenase (COG:C;~EggNog:ENOG410PVX7;~InterPro:IPR015955,IPR001236,IPR036291,IPR001557, IPR010097,IPR022383;~PFAM:PF00056,PF02866;~go_function: GO:0003824 - catalytic activity [Evidence IEA];~go_function: GO:0016491 - oxidoreductase activity [Evidence IEA];~go_function: GO:0016616 - oxidoreductase activity, acting on the CH-OH group of donors, NAD or NADP as acceptor [Evidence IEA];~go_function: GO:0030060 - L-malate dehydrogenase activity [Evidence IEA];~go_process: GO:0005975 - carbohydrate metabolic process [Evidence IEA];~go_process: GO:0006099 - tricarboxylic acid cycle [Evidence IEA];~go_process: GO:0019752 - carboxylic acid metabolic process [Evidence IEA];~go_process: GO:0055114 - oxidation-reduction process [Evidence IEA]): MVKIALLGAAGQIGTPLSLLCKASNLFDEIALYDVVHVPGIATDLMHIDTKAKVDGYLPDNGGLKKALLGADIIVVTAGIARKPGMTRDDLFKTNAYIIRGIFNEVAATCPQATCCVVTNPVNSIVPVAAETLKKAGVFDPARLFGVTTLDAVRASTFAAHALGEYSDPKSLRVPVIGGHSGATILPLYSQAQPPVNLDDRTLATVVHRVQFGGDEIVKSKQGAGSATTCMAYAGFRFVKAILAAKNGETVTEEAYVYLPGVPGGEKIATELGVDYFAVKIELGKAGAVKALPIGQISDNEAKLLEIAIDGLKKDIATGQGLQ; the protein is encoded by the exons ATGGTGAAAATTGCACTTCTAGGCGCTGCGGGCCAGATTGGCACGCCCCTCAGCCTTCTCTGTAAAGCA AGCAATCTATTCGATGAGATTGCTCTGTACGATGTTGTCCATGTGCCGGGCATCGCAACTGATTTGATGCACATTGACACAAAGGCCAAGGTTGATGGCTACCTTCCAGACAATGGTGGTCTCAAAAAGGCCCTCCTTGGCGCAGATATCATTGTCGTAACTGCTGGTATCGCGCGGAAGCCGGGCATGACTCGAGATG ATCTCTTTAAG ACAAATGCGTATATCATCAGGGGCATCTTCAATGAGGTTGCAGCCACATGTCCCCAGGCGACGTGCTGCGTTGTGACCAACCCTGTCAACTCGATAGTTCCAGTCGCGGCTGAGACCCTTAAGAAAGCTGGTGTTTTTGACCCTGCTCGTCTTTTCGGTGTTACAACCTTGGACGCTGTACGTGCCTCTACATTTGCCGCACACGCCCTGGGCGAGTATTCCGATCCCAAGTCTCTCAGAGTTCCGGTTATTGGCGGCCACAGTGGAGCCACCATTCTGCCACTTTACAGCCAGGCTCAGCCACCAGTCAACCTCGATGACCGAACTTTGGCGACCGTTGTCCACC GGGTGCAGTTTGGGGGTGATGAGATTGTTAAGAGCAAGCAGGGTGCCGGGAGCGCCACCACGTGCATGGCATATGCTGGCTTCCGATTTGTCAAGGCCATTCTGGCAGCTAAGAATGGTGAAACTGTCACTGAGGAGGCTTACGTCTATCTCCCCGGTGTCCCCGGCGGTGAGAAGATTGCCACTGAGCTTGGGGTTGATTACTTTGCCGTGAAAATCGAGCTTGGCAAGGCAGGTGCCGTCAAGGCATTGCCCATTGGCCAGATCTCCGATAATGAGGCTAAGCTTCTTGAGATCGCCATCGATGGCTTAAAGAAGGACATTGCTACCGGTCAGGGCTTGCAATAG